A section of the Pedobacter sp. HDW13 genome encodes:
- a CDS encoding RagB/SusD family nutrient uptake outer membrane protein produces MKLYLKNIRYFVCSLAVLLVVTSCKKGLDYKNNGAINPENVWSDPTMIKAFLNDIYGASMPGWSFDGNSTDEGYNGAKTLGNYQRGIIAVDQTTSALNYSVIDKANFFLDQLDAVAVLSADIKAQYTAEAKFWRAWSYWNMVNNLGGVPLILHTQNADDVNALFKTRNKTSECITQIIKDLDDAIAVLPGKYASNADYGRITKVAAMAVKGKVLMTYASPLFNPTNDASRWQAAYDANKAAKDYALTQGHDLFPNYKNIWYTERNQEVIMVRQYTFPGAGIAFNSIRPTPLTKDATGVNQPTLNLLLAYPKRDGSPMQFDKNQMSDPAYNTQFMTDFYTNRDSRFYATIFFGGTPYPTPDEVSPVYVKGNSFWEVWKYDAATDKYSSAMNVVHTGMTGGGQTGFWERKGLDTTLVAALYAQGQTDWPVIRYAEVLMNYGECANELGKSGEALQVLKDIRRRAGITAGAGSNYGITASATSDIRDAYMNERQVEFAFENKRFGDLRRWKRYDLLNAQTFKHGLYATLKDGVVISPSETIMNATTRAKLRGVYIDNLDGDPNFKFNLDLNHWFYAIPPAQISQSKNVILQNKEWGGTFDPLQ; encoded by the coding sequence ATGAAATTATATCTCAAAAATATACGATATTTCGTGTGTAGCCTGGCAGTATTGCTAGTCGTAACATCCTGTAAAAAGGGATTAGATTATAAAAATAATGGGGCCATTAATCCCGAAAATGTATGGTCAGACCCAACCATGATCAAAGCATTCTTAAACGATATTTACGGTGCTTCTATGCCTGGCTGGTCGTTTGATGGAAACAGTACCGACGAAGGTTATAATGGCGCCAAAACATTGGGTAATTATCAGCGCGGTATAATTGCGGTCGATCAGACTACCAGTGCACTTAATTATTCGGTGATCGATAAGGCAAACTTTTTCTTAGATCAGCTAGATGCAGTTGCTGTCTTATCTGCAGATATTAAAGCGCAGTATACAGCAGAAGCCAAATTCTGGCGTGCCTGGAGCTATTGGAACATGGTAAACAACCTGGGTGGTGTGCCTTTAATTTTACATACACAAAATGCCGACGATGTTAATGCTTTGTTCAAAACACGTAATAAAACTTCAGAATGCATAACTCAAATTATTAAAGACCTTGATGATGCAATCGCCGTTTTACCAGGCAAGTATGCCAGCAATGCAGATTACGGACGCATTACTAAAGTAGCTGCAATGGCTGTAAAAGGGAAAGTATTAATGACTTATGCCAGCCCTTTATTTAACCCAACCAATGATGCGAGCCGTTGGCAGGCTGCTTACGATGCCAATAAAGCGGCTAAAGATTATGCTCTTACCCAGGGACATGATTTATTTCCGAATTATAAAAATATTTGGTACACCGAAAGAAATCAGGAAGTGATAATGGTTCGCCAATATACTTTTCCGGGTGCAGGTATAGCTTTTAATTCGATTAGGCCTACACCATTAACTAAAGATGCAACAGGAGTAAACCAGCCAACTCTTAACCTTTTACTGGCTTATCCTAAAAGAGATGGCAGCCCAATGCAGTTCGATAAAAATCAAATGTCAGATCCGGCCTATAACACGCAGTTTATGACCGATTTTTATACCAACCGCGATTCCAGGTTTTACGCTACAATCTTTTTCGGTGGAACACCATATCCAACTCCTGATGAAGTTTCGCCAGTTTATGTAAAGGGAAACAGTTTCTGGGAAGTTTGGAAATACGATGCCGCAACAGATAAGTACTCAAGCGCCATGAACGTTGTACATACTGGCATGACAGGTGGCGGACAAACTGGTTTCTGGGAAAGAAAAGGTTTAGATACCACTTTAGTTGCAGCATTATATGCCCAAGGTCAAACCGATTGGCCGGTAATCAGATATGCTGAGGTATTGATGAACTATGGTGAGTGTGCCAATGAGCTGGGCAAAAGTGGTGAGGCTTTACAAGTGTTAAAAGATATCCGCCGTCGTGCAGGCATTACTGCAGGAGCCGGAAGTAACTATGGCATTACTGCTTCGGCAACAAGCGATATCCGCGATGCCTATATGAACGAACGCCAGGTAGAATTTGCTTTTGAGAATAAGCGTTTTGGAGATTTAAGACGCTGGAAACGCTACGATTTGCTTAATGCCCAAACGTTTAAACATGGTTTATATGCCACTTTAAAAGATGGAGTTGTAATTAGCCCTTCAGAGACCATCATGAATGCTACAACACGGGCTAAACTAAGGGGCGTTTATATCGATAACCTCGATGGCGATCCGAATTTTAAATTCAATCTGGATTTAAACCACTGGTTTTATGCTATACCACCAGCGCAGATTTCTCAATCTAAAAACGTGATATTACAAAATAAAGAATGGGGCGGAACCTTCGATCCGCTACAATAA
- a CDS encoding aldo/keto reductase gives MSKCVLGTAALGGIWGAIDKEESVSAILLALEYGIEALDTAPAYADAEEIVGTALKKWRGRMPQINTKVGRLKCYATDEGIYDYTPLGMERSVQESLTTLGVEAIDVLFLHDPDAIAQDTDIELVFKQMQKFKQAGYAKKIGIGGNLPDWFKQYDFASIFDVVMEFNRLDACCKDALITSIPYYKANNIQFYSASPLHMGLLGNKYQEFVDTLPVWMDKKSIEKAKQIKKIADKYKLSLPSMAHRFILSIPEDFKMVIGPGNSEQLLKTLFDIQGGALPEQVFKEIMNSDTI, from the coding sequence TTGTCAAAGTGTGTTTTAGGTACCGCTGCCTTAGGTGGTATCTGGGGGGCAATCGATAAAGAAGAATCGGTTAGTGCCATACTATTGGCACTTGAATATGGCATAGAAGCCCTTGATACTGCACCAGCATATGCCGATGCTGAAGAAATTGTAGGAACTGCCCTGAAAAAATGGAGAGGAAGAATGCCGCAAATCAACACTAAAGTTGGGCGCTTAAAATGTTATGCTACCGATGAGGGGATTTATGATTATACCCCGTTGGGAATGGAGAGAAGTGTACAGGAAAGTTTAACAACCTTGGGAGTAGAAGCCATTGATGTTTTGTTTTTGCACGATCCGGATGCCATTGCACAGGATACAGATATAGAGTTGGTTTTTAAGCAAATGCAAAAATTTAAACAAGCAGGTTATGCCAAAAAAATAGGCATTGGGGGTAATCTGCCCGATTGGTTTAAGCAATACGATTTTGCATCAATATTTGATGTGGTGATGGAATTTAATCGTTTGGATGCCTGTTGTAAGGATGCACTGATTACCAGTATACCCTATTATAAGGCCAATAATATTCAGTTCTATTCAGCCAGCCCATTGCACATGGGGTTGTTAGGCAATAAGTATCAGGAATTTGTTGATACTCTACCCGTTTGGATGGATAAAAAAAGTATTGAAAAAGCCAAACAGATAAAAAAGATTGCCGATAAATATAAACTATCGTTGCCTAGCATGGCACACCGGTTTATCCTCTCCATACCAGAAGACTTTAAAATGGTAATCGGCCCTGGTAATTCCGAACAATTGTTAAAAACCTTATTTGATATCCAGGGAGGAGCTTTACCAGAGCAGGTTTTTAAAGAAATAATGAATTCAGATACAATTTAA
- a CDS encoding enolase C-terminal domain-like protein — translation MNAIDNEIFHIHSVQVRRLAPVQAVTPFQDATMGPFGTFSLSVITLTDEDGNIGEAPVFSAYTHLLEVCMLPILFHSRNITYKELYQKLYWSIRNEGFRGTAASILGEIDLALHDLAARRKRKPLHRYLNADRDDVLMYCSGGGTNYSYKELEKEIEYFLHCGTDCIKMKVGKNFGTAMQEDIARVKHVRKIIGDDIKLAVDANQIWNVDQALQFINGVESENIEWFEEPVHSASITDIALLCEKSAIPISFGESERSAKVFPALKNAGVQHLQPTPYYLSSIGEWMEVRDLAIEANLDFSSGSYSLFTAAILAAAPDHFRVEYLYTLMQGLETYFSVCPQLVKGRFVLPNIEGLPVRIDWDYWNRKGKIDFDKTWTAEKSNSYSPIVLL, via the coding sequence ATGAACGCTATCGATAATGAAATATTCCATATTCACTCAGTTCAAGTTAGGCGGTTAGCACCTGTACAGGCTGTTACCCCGTTTCAGGATGCAACGATGGGGCCATTCGGTACATTTAGTTTATCGGTAATTACGCTTACAGATGAAGACGGAAATATAGGCGAAGCACCGGTTTTTAGTGCGTATACCCATCTGCTAGAGGTGTGTATGTTGCCAATCTTATTTCACAGTCGCAATATTACATATAAAGAACTGTACCAAAAGCTCTATTGGTCTATTCGAAACGAGGGTTTTAGAGGCACAGCTGCGTCTATACTTGGAGAGATCGATTTAGCCTTGCATGATTTGGCTGCGCGGCGGAAAAGAAAGCCACTGCACCGTTATTTAAATGCCGATAGAGACGATGTATTGATGTATTGCAGCGGTGGGGGTACCAATTATTCGTATAAGGAACTCGAAAAAGAGATTGAATATTTCCTGCATTGCGGTACCGATTGCATCAAAATGAAAGTAGGGAAGAATTTCGGGACTGCCATGCAAGAGGATATTGCGCGGGTTAAGCATGTGCGTAAAATAATTGGCGATGATATTAAACTGGCAGTAGATGCCAATCAGATCTGGAATGTTGATCAGGCTTTGCAGTTTATTAATGGGGTAGAATCAGAAAATATCGAATGGTTTGAAGAGCCTGTACATTCGGCTTCAATAACAGATATTGCCTTGTTATGCGAAAAATCGGCCATTCCTATTTCTTTTGGCGAATCGGAACGGAGCGCAAAAGTATTTCCTGCATTAAAGAATGCTGGTGTGCAACATTTGCAACCCACTCCATATTACCTGAGCAGTATTGGAGAGTGGATGGAGGTACGCGATTTAGCCATAGAAGCAAATCTCGATTTTTCATCAGGAAGTTATTCTTTATTTACTGCTGCTATTTTAGCTGCTGCCCCCGATCATTTCAGGGTTGAATACCTATACACGTTAATGCAAGGGCTTGAAACATATTTTTCAGTGTGCCCTCAGTTAGTAAAAGGAAGATTTGTTTTGCCTAACATTGAAGGATTGCCAGTTAGAATTGACTGGGATTACTGGAACCGCAAAGGTAAAATAGATTTTGATAAAACCTGGACGGCAGAAAAATCAAATTCCTACAGTCCCATCGTTCTACTTTAA
- a CDS encoding sodium/solute symporter (Members of the Solute:Sodium Symporter (SSS), TC 2.A.21 as described in tcdb.org, catalyze solute:Na+ symport. Known solutes for members of the family include sugars, amino acids, nucleosides, inositols, vitamins, urea or anions, depending on the system.), with amino-acid sequence MDVSLALIDYVVLLGYLIILLFVAFYLGQKKKNAADIFLGGRSLTWWQIGFSLFSANAGPMMLIGFASIGFTKGVVGSNFEWLAWIFLLLLAMVFVPHYLTTKVSTMPQFLMVRYGKRSYNFLTIYSLVSIMVVWLGSGLYAGGLLISQIFNWPLFKAMVLVAIIATSFTTLGGLKAVVRTGVFQSIIIILSSIVLTVLALNKIGGISKLLSGAPSSYWHLFQPAKDPEYSWVAIILGYPVVAIYYWCTDQTIVQKVLAAKDIKEGQYGAVFISALKIIMPFIFIFPGIMCFVLYKDIAKPDNAYITLVKQLMPPGLMGLCIAALIAALIDTISSGLNSFSTVFTLDVVNQYKKLNEKQNRLVGRVVTVLAAVLALLIATLYSYSGKGFFDLSQGLVSILAPPLSVVFLMGVLWKKANNKAAETVLYGGGFLCVVLGLCHILNYPYKGYWPHFLLLSFYIFLALSVIMVLVSVFTKNTHEHPLLSIAETNKQFKYKSTRVWLLWAILAVVMAGIYIIFN; translated from the coding sequence ATGGATGTTTCATTAGCCCTTATCGATTATGTTGTGCTGCTTGGATACCTCATTATACTCCTTTTTGTGGCCTTTTATCTAGGGCAGAAAAAGAAGAATGCCGCCGATATTTTTTTAGGCGGAAGAAGTCTTACCTGGTGGCAAATCGGCTTTTCTTTATTCAGTGCCAATGCAGGCCCAATGATGTTAATCGGCTTTGCCAGTATCGGCTTTACCAAAGGGGTTGTGGGTAGTAATTTCGAGTGGCTAGCCTGGATTTTCCTTTTGCTCCTGGCTATGGTTTTTGTACCCCACTATCTCACTACCAAAGTAAGCACCATGCCACAGTTCCTGATGGTGAGATATGGAAAACGGTCTTATAACTTTCTAACCATTTACAGCCTCGTATCCATTATGGTGGTTTGGTTAGGAAGTGGTTTGTATGCAGGCGGCTTGTTAATTTCGCAGATATTTAACTGGCCCCTATTTAAAGCAATGGTATTGGTAGCCATTATTGCCACTAGTTTTACCACTTTGGGCGGACTTAAGGCAGTGGTGCGAACTGGCGTTTTTCAGTCAATCATTATCATCCTGTCTTCCATCGTACTTACTGTATTGGCACTCAATAAAATTGGCGGAATATCAAAACTGTTAAGTGGAGCCCCATCCTCATACTGGCATTTATTTCAACCTGCTAAAGATCCCGAATATTCGTGGGTGGCCATTATTTTGGGCTATCCTGTTGTGGCTATTTATTATTGGTGTACTGATCAAACTATTGTTCAGAAAGTTCTGGCTGCAAAAGATATCAAAGAAGGCCAGTACGGTGCTGTTTTTATTTCGGCGCTTAAAATCATTATGCCCTTCATCTTTATATTTCCCGGCATAATGTGTTTTGTTTTATATAAAGATATCGCCAAACCCGATAACGCTTATATTACCCTGGTTAAGCAGCTCATGCCACCGGGTTTAATGGGTTTATGTATTGCAGCGTTAATTGCGGCTTTAATTGATACCATTTCTTCGGGTTTAAATTCGTTCAGTACTGTTTTTACTTTGGATGTGGTTAACCAGTATAAAAAGCTTAATGAAAAACAAAACCGGTTGGTTGGTCGCGTGGTAACGGTTCTGGCAGCGGTTTTGGCTTTGCTTATTGCCACATTATATTCCTATTCGGGTAAAGGCTTTTTTGATTTAAGTCAGGGTTTGGTATCTATTCTGGCACCACCGCTTTCAGTTGTTTTCTTAATGGGCGTTCTATGGAAAAAAGCCAACAATAAAGCAGCCGAAACTGTATTGTACGGAGGTGGTTTCCTTTGTGTTGTATTGGGGCTTTGTCATATCCTCAATTATCCATACAAAGGTTATTGGCCGCATTTTTTACTATTGTCTTTCTATATCTTTTTAGCCTTATCGGTTATCATGGTACTGGTTTCGGTTTTTACCAAAAACACCCATGAGCACCCGCTATTATCTATTGCCGAAACCAACAAACAGTTTAAATATAAATCAACGAGGGTTTGGCTCTTATGGGCTATACTTGCGGTTGTAATGGCAGGTATTTATATTATCTTTAATTAA